From Streptomyces sp. NBC_01460, a single genomic window includes:
- a CDS encoding nuclear transport factor 2 family protein, with protein MNLRNAPGTDIDLVTQTALRERQGRDRGWWGQMRDCYWPDSTVNLSWYQGTGPGFVDASEAMAGRGDASVHRLSPPTVQIAGDRAFVELPAGIEVRTTVDDVAVDLVSYTRIVHRMERRDGLWRILGLDCVYERDGISPVLPGRPVALTPDDLAPNRSSYAILTWHLARRGYEVSGDLMGDDQPERVAAFYAETLKWVHG; from the coding sequence GTGAATCTCCGGAACGCTCCCGGGACGGACATCGACCTTGTCACTCAGACCGCCCTGCGGGAGCGCCAAGGCCGCGACCGCGGTTGGTGGGGCCAGATGCGGGACTGCTACTGGCCCGACTCCACGGTCAACCTCAGCTGGTATCAGGGCACGGGCCCCGGATTCGTCGACGCCTCCGAAGCCATGGCGGGGCGCGGTGACGCCAGCGTGCACCGGCTGTCTCCGCCCACGGTGCAGATCGCCGGTGACCGGGCCTTCGTCGAGCTGCCCGCAGGTATCGAGGTACGGACCACCGTCGACGACGTCGCCGTCGACCTCGTCTCGTACACCCGCATCGTGCACCGCATGGAGCGTCGCGACGGCCTCTGGCGCATCCTCGGTCTGGACTGCGTCTATGAGCGCGACGGGATCAGCCCGGTCCTGCCTGGCCGGCCGGTTGCGCTCACTCCTGACGACCTCGCACCGAACCGGAGCTCCTACGCGATTCTCACCTGGCACCTGGCCCGGCGCGGCTACGAGGTCTCCGGCGATCTCATGGGCGACGACCAGCCCGAACGGGTGGCGGCCTTCTACGCCGAGACGCTGAAGTGGGTCCACGGTTGA
- a CDS encoding IclR family transcriptional regulator: MPMNETSNSGEGAPLRRGGKPAEGQPVIDRAFALLGAFDADHRAQTLAELARRSGIPRSSALRLARSLVHAGALERLDDGRFVVGLRLLETASLAPRGHGLRSVAMPYMEDLFHVTRQHVLLAVREQGEALLVERLSALDASPVHYRVGGRLPLTTTGVGLVLLAFAPTAVQDHAIATYEPGEGRLRQGHDDICTTADLRRALAEVRRGDHAFGRQSHPWPLDTVAAPVREGSEVVAALSVVAPSTGFAEAGYVPAVRATARAISRRLGEDGGRAARPGDAPTSA, from the coding sequence ATGCCGATGAATGAAACATCGAATTCCGGGGAGGGCGCTCCGCTGCGTCGTGGCGGGAAGCCCGCTGAGGGGCAACCGGTCATCGATCGGGCGTTCGCCCTGCTCGGTGCGTTCGACGCCGACCATCGTGCGCAGACTCTCGCCGAGCTCGCCCGGCGGAGCGGCATCCCCCGCAGCAGCGCTCTGCGGCTCGCCCGGTCACTCGTCCATGCAGGTGCGCTCGAGCGTCTCGACGACGGCCGCTTCGTGGTGGGGTTGCGCCTGCTGGAGACCGCTTCCCTGGCGCCGCGGGGCCACGGGCTGAGATCCGTGGCCATGCCCTACATGGAAGACCTTTTCCACGTCACGCGACAGCATGTGCTGCTCGCCGTGCGCGAGCAGGGCGAGGCACTGCTCGTCGAGCGGCTCTCAGCGCTCGACGCCAGCCCCGTCCACTACCGCGTGGGAGGACGCCTTCCGCTCACCACCACCGGCGTCGGCTTGGTACTGCTCGCCTTCGCTCCGACGGCCGTCCAGGACCACGCCATCGCCACCTACGAGCCCGGCGAGGGCCGTCTCCGACAGGGCCATGACGACATCTGCACCACGGCTGATCTGCGCCGCGCCCTCGCGGAGGTACGGCGCGGCGATCACGCTTTCGGTCGGCAGAGCCACCCCTGGCCGTTGGACACCGTGGCCGCGCCGGTGCGGGAGGGCAGTGAGGTGGTGGCGGCGTTGTCGGTCGTAGCGCCCAGTACCGGCTTCGCAGAGGCAGGCTACGTCCCAGCGGTGCGGGCGACAGCCCGTGCGATCTCCCGCCGTCTCGGGGAGGACGGCGGACGGGCGGCGCGTCCCGGCGACGCCCCCACCTCTGCGTGA
- a CDS encoding flavin reductase family protein — protein MPTSAPTATDQPLTAPDPTAFRHVLGHVPTSVCVVSAETPTGPVGVTVGSFVSVSLDPPLVAFHAGGTSASAEAIVDAGHFCVNVLTEDQQDVCAAFARRTADRFATGNWEFAPSTAPRLVGAAAWIVCDVEGSVPVGDHVMVVGRVRELAAADGQRRPLLFHRGRLVRLDRAHGVHAPTHSFGWWDR, from the coding sequence GTGCCCACATCCGCCCCCACCGCAACAGACCAGCCCCTCACCGCGCCCGATCCGACGGCCTTCCGTCATGTCCTCGGCCACGTCCCGACCTCGGTGTGCGTGGTGAGCGCCGAGACTCCGACCGGGCCGGTGGGTGTCACGGTCGGTAGCTTCGTCTCTGTGTCGCTCGACCCACCACTGGTGGCGTTCCACGCCGGCGGGACCTCGGCCAGTGCCGAGGCGATCGTTGACGCCGGGCACTTCTGCGTGAACGTCCTGACCGAGGACCAGCAGGACGTGTGCGCCGCGTTCGCCCGACGGACGGCGGACCGGTTCGCCACCGGAAACTGGGAGTTCGCGCCAAGCACGGCCCCGCGTCTGGTCGGGGCGGCGGCCTGGATCGTGTGCGACGTGGAGGGCAGTGTTCCTGTGGGGGACCATGTGATGGTGGTGGGCCGCGTACGGGAGCTGGCAGCGGCTGACGGACAGCGCAGGCCCCTGCTCTTCCACCGCGGCCGACTGGTCCGCCTGGACCGCGCACACGGCGTGCACGCGCCCACGCACTCCTTCGGCTGGTGGGACCGGTGA
- a CDS encoding amidohydrolase family protein — protein sequence MTPTGLIDVHAHFVTESYVAAARSAGIEHPDGMPGWPTWSVEQHLDLMDRSGIEKSYLSVSSPAVHFGDDDAARALAREVNEFGAGVRVERPQRFGHFASLPLPDVEGALAETAHALDVLGADGVAVETNHHGVYLGDPRFEPLWEDLDRRGAVVFVHPTSPPHADELALGRPRPMLEFLFDTARTASDLLLHGVLTRHPRIRWVLTHGGGALPLLADRIDMFSAVFRGGSEDDAPSALEQFGRLWYDMAGTPFPRQIPALDAAFGTERLLYGSDYCWTPAEGARAQVASVDAATQPSATDTWRDLTTRNARRLFAG from the coding sequence ATGACCCCCACCGGCCTCATCGATGTCCACGCCCACTTCGTCACCGAGAGCTACGTCGCGGCGGCCCGGTCCGCCGGCATCGAACACCCCGACGGAATGCCCGGCTGGCCCACGTGGAGCGTCGAACAGCACCTCGACCTCATGGACCGCTCTGGAATCGAGAAGTCCTATCTATCGGTCTCCTCCCCGGCGGTGCACTTCGGCGATGACGACGCGGCCCGCGCCCTCGCGCGCGAGGTCAACGAGTTCGGCGCCGGCGTCCGCGTCGAGCGTCCCCAGCGGTTCGGCCACTTCGCCTCCCTGCCCCTGCCCGACGTCGAGGGTGCACTCGCCGAGACCGCCCACGCCCTCGACGTACTCGGCGCGGACGGGGTCGCCGTCGAGACCAACCACCACGGTGTCTACCTCGGCGACCCCCGGTTCGAACCGCTGTGGGAGGACCTCGACCGCCGCGGAGCCGTCGTCTTCGTCCACCCCACGTCACCGCCCCACGCCGACGAACTCGCCCTCGGCCGGCCCCGGCCGATGCTGGAGTTCCTCTTCGACACCGCCCGCACCGCGAGCGACCTGCTCCTGCACGGCGTCCTGACCCGCCACCCCCGGATCCGCTGGGTGCTGACCCACGGCGGGGGAGCGCTGCCGCTGCTCGCCGACCGCATCGACATGTTCAGCGCCGTGTTCCGCGGCGGCTCCGAGGACGACGCGCCCAGCGCCCTGGAGCAGTTCGGCCGCCTCTGGTACGACATGGCCGGGACGCCCTTCCCGCGCCAGATCCCGGCCCTGGACGCCGCGTTCGGCACCGAGCGCCTCCTGTACGGCAGCGACTACTGCTGGACACCCGCCGAAGGCGCGCGCGCCCAGGTCGCGTCCGTCGACGCGGCGACGCAGCCGTCCGCCACCGACACCTGGCGGGACCTCACCACCCGTAACGCGCGGCGCCTGTTCGCCGGATGA
- a CDS encoding acyl-CoA dehydrogenase family protein — translation MTTFASTPQKTAASAAALKEAATALLPLLKDNAARTEADRRVAEENIEALADAGLFRLTVPKRFGGHEAGFRTFLEVSSELARGCGSTAWVTTLVNVCNWMVALYPERAQQEVWGENPDARVCGVLAPSATSRAVEGGLVVTGRWGFASGSLHSQWATVGIPVVDASGQQTDQGAALIPMSDLTIEDTWYVAGMRGTGSNTLVADEVFVPEHRILSVTRGVQGDYPTEHKDESLYRSALVPVLALVLAGPQVGLAQAGMDMVTTSLAKGKGISYTFYDRAADAPSTQIQLADAAQLIDTARLHLMRAADDIDTWAARGEYMPFETRARVRMDTGYVARRSREALDLLLSIQGAGSFAEANPLQRIWRDQETGSRHAVINPAIAGELYGRALLGIEEQVTPLI, via the coding sequence ATGACCACTTTCGCGTCCACGCCCCAGAAGACCGCCGCGTCCGCCGCGGCGCTGAAGGAGGCCGCAACGGCGCTTCTCCCGCTGCTGAAGGACAACGCCGCCCGTACGGAAGCCGACCGCAGGGTCGCCGAGGAGAACATCGAGGCGCTGGCCGATGCCGGCCTGTTCCGGCTGACGGTGCCGAAACGCTTCGGCGGCCACGAGGCCGGCTTCCGGACGTTCCTGGAGGTCAGCTCGGAACTCGCCCGCGGCTGCGGGTCGACGGCCTGGGTGACGACTCTCGTCAACGTCTGCAACTGGATGGTCGCCCTGTACCCCGAGCGGGCCCAGCAGGAAGTGTGGGGCGAGAACCCCGACGCCCGGGTGTGCGGTGTGCTCGCGCCCAGCGCCACCAGCCGGGCCGTCGAAGGCGGCCTGGTCGTCACCGGCCGCTGGGGCTTCGCTTCGGGGAGCCTGCACTCCCAGTGGGCCACGGTCGGCATTCCCGTGGTGGACGCCTCAGGCCAGCAGACCGACCAGGGCGCCGCGCTCATCCCGATGAGCGACCTCACGATCGAGGACACCTGGTATGTGGCCGGCATGCGTGGCACGGGCAGCAACACCCTTGTCGCCGACGAGGTCTTCGTACCGGAACACCGCATCCTGTCCGTGACCAGGGGAGTGCAGGGCGACTACCCCACTGAGCACAAGGACGAGTCCCTGTACCGGTCGGCCCTGGTCCCAGTGCTCGCCCTGGTTCTCGCGGGCCCGCAGGTCGGTCTGGCACAGGCGGGGATGGACATGGTCACCACCTCCCTGGCCAAGGGCAAGGGCATCTCGTACACGTTCTACGACCGGGCCGCCGACGCACCGTCGACCCAGATCCAGCTGGCCGATGCGGCCCAGCTGATCGACACGGCACGGCTGCACCTGATGCGCGCCGCCGACGATATCGACACCTGGGCTGCTCGCGGCGAGTACATGCCCTTCGAGACGCGCGCCCGGGTGCGGATGGACACCGGCTACGTCGCCCGACGCTCGCGCGAGGCCCTCGACCTGCTGCTGAGCATCCAGGGTGCCGGCAGCTTCGCAGAGGCCAACCCGCTGCAGCGGATCTGGCGCGACCAGGAGACCGGCAGTCGGCACGCGGTCATCAACCCGGCCATCGCCGGCGAACTGTACGGGCGTGCACTCCTGGGCATCGAGGAGCAGGTCACGCCCCTTATTTGA